The uncultured Campylobacter sp. genome includes the window ATATTTATATAAACAAAAAAAGGCTCTAGCTTTAGCTAGAGCCTTAAAAAAATATCTATACTAAAATATTAGTTATAGTTAACGTTTTTACCACCGAATTTAAGACCAGTATCTGCATCAATTCTAGTTTTAATTTGTGATAGACCTGGCATACTCCACACTTGATCACATAATCCAGTTGTAGTAACAGTTACAGACATCGTATTATTCCCTGTAGGACCAACAGCCTGAAAGCATGGTTGTGCTTTGACCTTTACTGGGTTAGCAACATTTGTCATAGCACTAACATCGGTCGAAAAATTACCTTGAGATGTATAATAAGCACCTAAATCTGTTACCATAGTTTGAATGTTAGAAGCTGCTTTCGAAACCTCAGCATCATCACGAGTGGCTGCAAGTCTTGGAATAGCAACAGCTGCCAAGATACCTAAAATAACGATAACGAAGATCAACTCGATCATAGTAAAACCTTTTTTCATGGTTTACTCCTTATATAAAATTCATCCCGCATACCTATATGCGAAACTTGGCGTAATTATAGAGAAAAATTTAAAAATTGTCAATAGTTTTTAGTAAATTTTTTACAATTTATTTACAAAGTCCGATTTTACGGGCATTGTAAAATCAAAATTTTAAATCCATTTGTCTATTAATGTATTGTAGTGGCGCCTCTGCACATTGATACCATAAAAATCATTTGCTTTGATTCTCGTGCATCACGCGATAAACCATATGTTTATTCGAGATACAGGATGCTACAGCCCGTATCTCTTCGTAAGAATTCCATACTCTCCCACGCGTCTATCGCGCAAAAACGGCCACCAGCGACGCACGTTTTCGCATCTTTGCATATCGATGGTTACAACTTCGCATAGCTCGTCGGTGCTGTTTGCGCGAAACAACTGCTCGCCCTGCGCGCCAAAAACAAAGCTATTGCCCCAAAACCTAATCCCCTCTTCGCTGACAAGCTGATCTACGCGCTGTTTATTCGGCAGCACCTCTAAAGTTTCGCCGTTGAATTTAATCTCTATCGAAATTTTTAAATTTTCTCGCGCCGCCTCATCCTTCGCGGGCAAAATTTCGCCGCCGATCGCCATTTTGCCGTCACCCGTTAGCGCCTCGTTATTAAAGGATAAAATTCCGCCCTCGCTTAAAATTTTACTCTCGCCGCTCGCATCCGTGGAGCGCGCAATTTTATCGCGCATATTCAAATTTGCTTCGCCCCCTGATAAAATTTCATCCGGCGAGACTTCGCTAAGCGCAGTGCTTTCAAAGCCCACGCGATTTACGGCGATTACGGGCAGGGAGTTTGCCACCGCATGCCCGCGCTGTACCGCCACCCAAGCCTCCAGCTGGCGCGCCTTCTCGTCCTCGTCGTCGCCGTCAAACCACCCGATAGCGGTCGGATATATGAGCAGCTCGGCACCGCGTAGCGCCATCGCGCGTGCCGCTTCGGGATACCACTGATCCCAGCACACGAGTACGCCGAGCCGTCCCACGCTCGTATCTATGGGCTCAAAGCCCAGATCGCCCGGCGTGAAATAAAATTTTTCGTAAAACTGCGGATCGTCGGGAATATGCATCTTGCGATACCGCCCCGCGATAGAGCCATCGCGCTCGAATACGACGGCAGTGTTGTGATACAGCCCCGCGGCGCGGCGCTCGAAAAGCGAGCTTACCAGCACGACGCCAAATCTCTTCGCTACCTCGCTCCACAGCCGCAAATCGCGCTCGAAATCATGCGCATAGTCGAAATTTTCAGTATTTTCGCGCTGACAAAAATAATGCGTCTGATGAAACTCTTGCAAAACGATTAACTGTGCGCCCTTCGCCGCTGTGCGCGCAATGAGCTCGATACTACGCGCTATCGTGCGCGCCTTGGTACCTTCAAATTTATGTGAAATCAGCCCAACTTTTAAAATTTTCATATTTTTCCTTCGATCTAAATTTAAAGCCTGAATTTATTCATGCACGAACAGTGCAACGAGCCGTTTTGACGGATGAAAACGCGCGCGTTCACCCCCACTACTTCGCGATCCGCACACGCTGCTCGCAGACGCGAGAGCGCCAGCTCGTCTGCCGCGCGGTTTGGATCATGCGGATCTGCGGGGTCTGCATATGTAGGCACGATGAGCGCGCCGTTTAAAAAGACGAAATTTGCGTAAGTCGCGGGCAGCCTGCGCCCCTGATAAAAGATCGCGCGCGGGATCGGCAGTTCGATCACGTCGTATCCGAGCGATGAAATTTCATCCTTCATCGCGCCAAGCTCCGCATAGTGCAGATCGCTCGGATCGTCGCATGAGCTTATCGCCACGACGCGCGGGCTTAGAAAGCGTGCGAGAGTATCGACGTGACTATCGGTATCGTCGCCTTTTATGAAGCCGTGCCCCAACCAGATTATGTTTTTTAGTCCGAAAATTTCACGCAGCCGCGCGTCCAGCTCGGTCTTACTTAGAGAGTTGCGATTTCCGTTTAGCAAACATGCGCTAGTAGTCAGCATCATGCCCGCGCCGTCAAAATCGACGCTGCCGCCCTCTAAGATCAGATCCACGTCTCGCAGCGGGCGGGCGCTCGCGGCGTAAAATTTTGAATTTAACGCATCGTCCTTGGCGCTTGCAAACTTACCGCCCCAGGCGTTGAAACGAAAATTTAGCCCCGTGATTTTGCCGCCCTCCTCTATGTCGATTGCGCCGTAATCGCGGATCCACGTATCGTTGGTGTCGATTTGCGCGAAGCTCGCGTTTGCTAAGCCACCGCAAATTTGCTCAAAATCCTCGCGGCTCGGCGCGATCGCGATGACAGGCTCAAACCTCGCTGCGACGGCGATAAAGTCGCGATAAGCCGCTCGTATCTCGCCTAAATACGGCGCCCAATCGGTACCTGCGTGCGGCAAAGACGCCAAAAGCGCCTCTTGTTCTTCCCATTCGGCGAATGCTCTCATTTTTGCTCCAAGATTAAAATTTCACGGATTATAGCGAAAAAAATATTTGTAGATGGTGCGCCCGGAGGAATTTGAATCCCCGACCTTTTGAACCGCAATCAAATGCTCTATCCAGCTGAGCTACGAGCGCACGAAATAAAAGAAAACGAGATTATAGCGTTTTTAGCTTAAATTTAGCCAAAAATCGAAGTAAATTTTAACGCGGCAGCAAATCCGGCATAAGCGCAACGGCTTCGGCGCGATAGTAAAACGGCTGCGAGATAGCAAAATTTTAAATCAGACATCTGCTGCGGATCGCCGTATCATTCGCGATACGAAGTGGCTATTAAATTTTAGAATTTTGCATTCTTACTTTTAAATTTTATGCGGCGACACAGCGACGACGCGAGGCGGCTGGCGCGACCAGAAATCGCAAGCTCCATGCGCCCGTCACGATAAATAAAATTTGCAACTGAAGCGGCGCCGGTATTATCGAGCTAAAACCGCGCCTTGATACGCTCAAACGAGATCCGTCGCCGTAAAGATCGGCAGTGCGAGATACTATTATTTAAAATGCACGGGCACGACATTAGCGCAATATACTCGGCAACAGCTAAAAGCTACTCCGTAAGCAGCGCATAAATTTAAATTCGCTTCGCAAAACGCTAAAATTTAAAAAATCCATTTCGCCAAAAACATCTAAATTTAAGAAATTCGCCCCGCTAAAAGATTCAAAATTTAAAAGACCTGCGGTCGCCTCGCGCGCGAATGTAAAATCACGAAATCACGAAATCACGAAATCACGAAATCACGAAATCACGAAACCACGAAATCACGAAAAATAAGCCGAATCCCACGCACAATAAATAAAATTTAAATACTTTTTTGCTACCATAACGCAAATTTCAAAAACGGATACGCAAATGAACAAACGAAGTTTCTCGTCGCGCTGGGCTTTCATCATCGCCTGTGTGGGCTCTGCCGTGGGTATGGCAAACGTCTGGGGCTTCCCCTACAAACTCGGCACGAACGGCGGCGGCGCGTTTTTGCTGATCTATCTATTTTTTATCGCGCTGTTCTCCTACGCAGGGCTTAGCGCCGAGTACGCCATCGGACGCCGCGCTAAAACGGGCACTCTGGGCTCTTACGAATACGCGTGGAAAAGCCGCAGCCTGGGCACCATCGGCAAGATCATCGGCTGGCTGCCGCTTGCGGGCTCGCTGTGTATCGCTATCGGCTACGCAGTCATCATCTCATACGTGCTTAAAGCCCTAGCGCAGGCCATAGACGGCTCTTTGATGAGCGTGGATACGAACACCTGGTTCGAATCCTTCGCGCTAACGCCGTATTCGGTCGTGCCGTTTCACTTCATCGTCGTTGCGGGCACGCTTTTTACGCTGTTTTTCGGCGCGCACAGTATCGAAAAAACCAACAAAATCATGATGCCGCTATTTTTCATCCTTTTTGCAGCGCTCGCAGTCAAGGTCGCCACGCTACCGGGCGCGGGCGCGGGGTATAAATTTCTATTCACGCCCGATTTCGGCAAGCTTGGCGATCCTATGGTGTGGATATCTGCGATGGGACAGGCGTTTTTCTCGCTTTCGATCACGGGCTCGGGCATGATCGTTTACGGCGCGTATCTGCCTAAAAACGAAGATGTCGTCTCGGCTGCGAAAAATACGGCGTTTTTCGACACGCTTGCGGCGATGGTGGCCGCGCTAGTGATGATCCCTGCGGTCTTTGCGTATCACACCGATCCCGCCGCGGGTCCGGGGCTGCTTTTTGTGACGCTGCCTAAAATTTTAC containing:
- a CDS encoding type II secretion system protein produces the protein MKKGFTMIELIFVIVILGILAAVAIPRLAATRDDAEVSKAASNIQTMVTDLGAYYTSQGNFSTDVSAMTNVANPVKVKAQPCFQAVGPTGNNTMSVTVTTTGLCDQVWSMPGLSQIKTRIDADTGLKFGGKNVNYN
- a CDS encoding carbon-nitrogen hydrolase, with the protein product MKILKVGLISHKFEGTKARTIARSIELIARTAAKGAQLIVLQEFHQTHYFCQRENTENFDYAHDFERDLRLWSEVAKRFGVVLVSSLFERRAAGLYHNTAVVFERDGSIAGRYRKMHIPDDPQFYEKFYFTPGDLGFEPIDTSVGRLGVLVCWDQWYPEAARAMALRGAELLIYPTAIGWFDGDDEDEKARQLEAWVAVQRGHAVANSLPVIAVNRVGFESTALSEVSPDEILSGGEANLNMRDKIARSTDASGESKILSEGGILSFNNEALTGDGKMAIGGEILPAKDEAARENLKISIEIKFNGETLEVLPNKQRVDQLVSEEGIRFWGNSFVFGAQGEQLFRANSTDELCEVVTIDMQRCENVRRWWPFLRDRRVGEYGILTKRYGL
- a CDS encoding agmatine deiminase family protein, producing MRAFAEWEEQEALLASLPHAGTDWAPYLGEIRAAYRDFIAVAARFEPVIAIAPSREDFEQICGGLANASFAQIDTNDTWIRDYGAIDIEEGGKITGLNFRFNAWGGKFASAKDDALNSKFYAASARPLRDVDLILEGGSVDFDGAGMMLTTSACLLNGNRNSLSKTELDARLREIFGLKNIIWLGHGFIKGDDTDSHVDTLARFLSPRVVAISSCDDPSDLHYAELGAMKDEISSLGYDVIELPIPRAIFYQGRRLPATYANFVFLNGALIVPTYADPADPHDPNRAADELALSRLRAACADREVVGVNARVFIRQNGSLHCSCMNKFRL
- a CDS encoding sodium-dependent transporter, yielding MNKRSFSSRWAFIIACVGSAVGMANVWGFPYKLGTNGGGAFLLIYLFFIALFSYAGLSAEYAIGRRAKTGTLGSYEYAWKSRSLGTIGKIIGWLPLAGSLCIAIGYAVIISYVLKALAQAIDGSLMSVDTNTWFESFALTPYSVVPFHFIVVAGTLFTLFFGAHSIEKTNKIMMPLFFILFAALAVKVATLPGAGAGYKFLFTPDFGKLGDPMVWISAMGQAFFSLSITGSGMIVYGAYLPKNEDVVSAAKNTAFFDTLAAMVAALVMIPAVFAYHTDPAAGPGLLFVTLPKILQDMIGGQIFAIILFTAVIFGGISSLQNMFEVVAESLMHKFPRLNRTCTLVLLCVICFGVGVNMEAIVKWGPWMDFVSIYIIPIGAVIGAVSWFWVIKKDEILDEVNSGASKRYGAFWYNTGRFLYVPLAMLLCIIALSIHISF